One window of the Pseudomonas sp. S04 genome contains the following:
- a CDS encoding SPOR domain-containing protein yields the protein MAAKKKPAPKRGASRYQAPAKQPIPGWLWMAIGLTVGAFIVFLMKLEPGKGDDVKRVKQEEQKATRMAEANKTPPSPQQPVKPKYDFYTLLPESEVIVPPDAVPEKTLPTPQTAPVAPVTPAEAAKIDTARAQAALSGLTPPPAPPVAKAAPVTKFFLQAGSFRKEADADRVRAQIILLGQAVSVESGTVKDETWYRVLVGPFSNREQLTTAQKQLAGSGFSNLLLQQRQSR from the coding sequence TTGGCTGCCAAGAAAAAACCTGCACCCAAGCGTGGCGCCAGCCGTTACCAAGCTCCTGCAAAACAGCCGATTCCGGGCTGGCTATGGATGGCCATCGGCCTGACCGTGGGCGCCTTCATCGTGTTCCTGATGAAGCTGGAGCCGGGCAAGGGCGATGACGTCAAGCGGGTCAAGCAGGAAGAACAGAAAGCCACGCGCATGGCCGAGGCCAACAAGACCCCGCCGAGCCCACAGCAACCGGTGAAGCCCAAGTATGACTTCTACACCCTGCTGCCGGAATCGGAAGTGATTGTGCCGCCGGACGCCGTGCCTGAAAAAACCCTGCCAACACCGCAGACCGCGCCCGTGGCACCGGTTACGCCAGCAGAAGCGGCGAAGATCGACACCGCGCGCGCCCAGGCAGCCTTGAGCGGCCTGACCCCACCGCCTGCGCCTCCGGTGGCCAAGGCGGCCCCGGTGACCAAGTTCTTCCTGCAGGCCGGCTCGTTCCGCAAGGAAGCCGACGCCGACCGGGTCCGTGCACAGATCATCCTGCTCGGCCAGGCGGTTTCGGTCGAGTCCGGCACGGTCAAGGACGAAACCTGGTACCGCGTGCTGGTCGGCCCGTTCAGCAACCGCGAACAATTGACCACCGCCCAGAAACAATTGGCGGGCAGCGGCTTCAGCAATCTGTTGTTACAACAACGCCAGAGCCGCTGA
- the hslV gene encoding ATP-dependent protease subunit HslV, with product MTTIVSVRRHGKVVMGGDGQVSLGNTVMKGNAKKVRRLYHGQVIAGFAGATADAFTLFERFEGQLEKHQGHLVRAAVELAKEWRTDRSLSRLEAMLAVANKDASLIITGNGDVVEPENGLIAMGSGGGYAQAAASALLKKTDLSAREIVETALGIAGDICVFTNHTQTIEEQDCAE from the coding sequence TTGACCACCATCGTTTCAGTTCGCCGCCACGGCAAAGTCGTCATGGGCGGCGACGGCCAGGTTTCCCTGGGCAACACCGTGATGAAAGGCAACGCGAAAAAAGTTCGTCGCCTGTACCACGGCCAGGTCATCGCCGGTTTCGCTGGCGCCACCGCCGACGCCTTTACCCTCTTCGAACGTTTTGAAGGCCAACTGGAAAAACATCAGGGCCACCTGGTCCGTGCCGCGGTCGAGCTCGCCAAAGAATGGCGTACCGACCGCTCCCTGAGCCGCCTCGAAGCAATGCTCGCGGTCGCCAACAAAGACGCCTCGCTGATTATCACCGGCAATGGCGATGTGGTTGAACCCGAGAACGGCCTGATCGCCATGGGTTCCGGCGGTGGTTACGCCCAGGCGGCAGCCAGCGCCCTGCTGAAAAAAACCGACCTGTCGGCCCGGGAAATCGTCGAAACCGCCCTCGGCATCGCCGGCGACATCTGTGTCTTCACCAACCACACCCAGACCATTGAGGAGCAGGACTGCGCCGAGTAA
- a CDS encoding primosomal protein N' has product MPDAILRLALPSPLRRLFDYRAPAGVLRAQLHPGMRLRVPFGRREMIGILVEVTDHSEVPAEKLKPALALLDATPPLPASLFKLCLWTSQYYQHSLGDTLSWALPVLLRQGELAEARQERFWSISPGARLDDPRIARAPRQREALATLAQHPHGVAHQLLSKLMLSKDSLDLLLAKELVQVEIRKHAPGERHEHWLAQPELPLNPEQRAAYEAVSAGLDSFHAFLLAGVTGSGKTEVYLQLIRKTLEAGKQALVLIPEINLGPQTLARFEQRFNARIALVHSAVNDRERLEAWLAARDGDADIIIGTRSALFTPMKNPGLIIIDEEHDGSYKQQEGLRYHARDLALVRARQENIPIVLGSATPSLESLHNAYTGRYGLLRLNERAGGAKQPRFLRLDVKSRPLDSGISGPMQQAIGQTLAAGQQVLVFLNRRGFAPTLLCHDCGWMSECQRCDARMTVHQRSGELRCHHCGYVERVPRHCPKCGKVDLRPVGAGTERAEERLGILFPDFPVLRVDRDSTSRKDAMNQLFATIQKGQPCILVGTQMLAKGHHFPRVTLVSILDADGGLFSGDFRASERMAQLIVQVAGRAGRAEEPGKVIIQTHLADHPLLVQLTEQGYFAFAEQALSERRAAGLPPFAHLALLRAEAHKPGQAEGFLDEACSEAERLLAEQNLSGIELLGPVPAPMERRAGRYRAQLLLQATARAPLHRLLSSWLLVLEQMPSARAVRWSLDVDPVDLY; this is encoded by the coding sequence GTGCCCGACGCCATCCTGCGCCTCGCCCTGCCTTCGCCCTTGCGCCGCCTGTTCGATTACCGCGCCCCGGCGGGCGTGCTGCGGGCGCAGTTGCACCCTGGGATGCGCCTGCGGGTACCGTTCGGCCGGCGCGAGATGATCGGCATCCTGGTGGAAGTCACCGACCACAGCGAAGTCCCGGCAGAAAAGCTCAAGCCGGCCCTCGCGCTGCTGGATGCCACGCCACCGCTGCCGGCGTCATTGTTCAAGCTGTGCCTGTGGACCTCCCAGTACTACCAGCACAGCCTCGGCGACACCCTGAGCTGGGCCTTGCCGGTCCTGCTGCGCCAGGGCGAACTGGCCGAGGCGCGCCAGGAGCGCTTCTGGTCGATCAGCCCCGGGGCCAGGCTCGACGACCCGCGCATCGCTCGCGCCCCGCGCCAGCGCGAAGCCCTGGCGACCCTGGCCCAGCATCCCCACGGCGTGGCCCATCAGTTGTTGAGCAAGCTGATGCTGAGCAAGGACAGCCTCGACCTGCTGCTGGCCAAGGAACTGGTGCAGGTGGAGATCCGCAAGCACGCCCCCGGCGAGCGTCACGAACACTGGCTGGCCCAGCCGGAACTACCTTTGAATCCGGAGCAGCGCGCCGCCTACGAAGCCGTCAGCGCTGGCCTGGACAGTTTCCATGCCTTTCTCCTGGCCGGCGTGACGGGCAGCGGCAAGACCGAAGTGTATTTGCAACTGATCCGCAAAACCCTGGAGGCCGGTAAACAGGCGCTGGTCCTGATCCCGGAGATCAACCTCGGACCGCAGACCCTGGCGCGCTTCGAGCAGCGTTTTAATGCGCGAATCGCCCTGGTGCACTCGGCAGTCAACGACCGCGAGCGCCTGGAGGCCTGGCTGGCCGCCCGCGACGGCGATGCCGACATTATTATCGGCACTCGCTCGGCATTGTTCACGCCCATGAAGAACCCTGGCCTGATCATCATCGATGAAGAGCACGACGGCTCCTATAAACAGCAGGAAGGCTTGCGCTACCACGCCCGCGACCTGGCACTGGTGCGAGCCCGCCAGGAAAATATCCCGATCGTCCTTGGCTCCGCGACGCCGTCCCTGGAAAGCCTGCACAACGCCTACACCGGTCGTTACGGCCTGCTGCGCCTGAACGAGCGTGCCGGCGGCGCAAAACAGCCGCGCTTCCTGCGCCTGGATGTGAAAAGCCGTCCGCTGGACAGCGGCATTTCCGGGCCGATGCAACAAGCCATTGGCCAGACCCTCGCCGCCGGCCAGCAAGTGCTGGTGTTTCTCAATCGCCGCGGCTTTGCCCCAACCCTGCTGTGCCACGATTGTGGCTGGATGTCTGAATGCCAGCGCTGCGATGCACGGATGACCGTGCACCAACGCTCCGGCGAGCTGCGCTGCCACCATTGTGGTTATGTCGAACGCGTCCCGCGGCATTGCCCCAAGTGCGGCAAAGTCGATTTGCGCCCAGTGGGTGCCGGCACCGAACGCGCCGAGGAACGCCTGGGCATCCTGTTCCCCGACTTTCCGGTGCTGCGGGTCGACCGCGACAGTACGTCGCGCAAGGACGCGATGAACCAACTGTTCGCCACCATTCAGAAAGGCCAGCCGTGCATTCTGGTCGGCACCCAGATGCTCGCCAAGGGACACCACTTTCCCCGCGTCACCCTGGTGTCGATTCTCGATGCCGACGGCGGCCTGTTTTCCGGTGACTTCCGCGCCAGCGAGCGCATGGCCCAGTTGATTGTCCAGGTTGCCGGACGCGCCGGGCGGGCCGAAGAGCCGGGCAAGGTGATCATCCAGACCCACCTGGCGGACCATCCGTTGCTGGTGCAACTGACCGAGCAGGGCTACTTCGCCTTTGCCGAACAGGCCCTGAGCGAACGCCGCGCCGCGGGGCTGCCGCCTTTTGCCCACCTGGCATTGCTGCGCGCCGAAGCGCACAAGCCCGGTCAGGCCGAAGGTTTCCTCGACGAGGCCTGCAGCGAGGCGGAGCGGTTGCTGGCCGAGCAGAACCTCAGTGGCATCGAGCTGCTGGGCCCGGTGCCCGCACCGATGGAACGCCGCGCCGGACGCTATCGCGCGCAACTGCTGCTGCAAGCCACGGCCCGAGCGCCCCTGCATCGACTGTTAAGCAGCTGGCTACTGGTGCTGGAGCAGATGCCCAGCGCACGCGCGGTGCGCTGGTCGCTGGATGTCGACCCCGTCGATTTGTATTGA
- the rpmE gene encoding 50S ribosomal protein L31 gives MKADIHPTYEITAVTCSCGNKFETRSNLAKPLAIDVCNECHPFYTGKQKTLDTGGRVQRFADRFGAFGAKKA, from the coding sequence ATGAAAGCCGATATCCATCCAACATACGAAATCACCGCAGTTACCTGCAGCTGTGGCAACAAGTTCGAAACTCGTTCGAACCTGGCCAAGCCTCTGGCGATCGACGTATGCAACGAGTGCCACCCGTTCTACACCGGTAAGCAGAAGACTCTGGATACTGGCGGCCGTGTACAGCGCTTCGCAGATCGCTTCGGTGCTTTCGGCGCGAAAAAGGCCTAA
- a CDS encoding malic enzyme-like NAD(P)-binding protein, with protein MSDLKTAALEYHAHPRPGKLSVELTKATATARDLSLAYSPGVAEPVREIARDPELAYKYTGKGNLVAVISDGTAILGLGNLGPLASKPVMEGKGVLFKRFAGIDVFDIEVDSESPQAFIDTVKRISITFGGINLEDIKAPECFEIERALIEQCDIPVFHDDQHGTAIVTAAGMINALEIAGKTLADAKIVCLGAGAAAISCMKLLVSMGANIENIYMVDRTGVIHSGRDDLNQYKAVFAHATDKRTLADALQGADVFVGLSGPNLLSAEGLKSMAANPIVFACSNPDPEIAPELAHATRDDVIMATGRSDYPNQVNNVLGFPFIFRGALDVRAKRINEEMKVAAANALRELAKLPVPQEVCDAYGGIKLEFGREYIIPKPMDARLITVISDAVAKAAIETGVATLPYPKNYPLKSVDDVFNG; from the coding sequence ATGTCTGATCTGAAAACTGCCGCTCTCGAATATCATGCCCATCCTCGTCCAGGGAAGCTGAGTGTCGAGCTCACCAAGGCCACCGCTACCGCTCGCGACCTGTCGCTGGCCTACAGCCCCGGCGTAGCCGAACCAGTTCGCGAAATCGCCCGCGATCCTGAACTGGCCTACAAGTACACCGGTAAAGGCAACCTGGTTGCAGTGATTTCCGATGGCACCGCGATTCTCGGCCTGGGTAACCTCGGCCCATTGGCTTCCAAGCCAGTCATGGAAGGCAAGGGTGTACTGTTCAAGCGTTTCGCTGGTATCGACGTATTCGACATCGAAGTCGACTCCGAGAGCCCGCAAGCCTTCATCGACACCGTCAAGCGCATCTCCATCACCTTCGGTGGCATCAACCTGGAAGACATCAAGGCCCCTGAGTGCTTTGAGATCGAACGTGCTCTGATCGAGCAGTGCGATATTCCGGTGTTCCACGATGACCAGCACGGCACCGCGATCGTAACCGCGGCCGGCATGATCAATGCCCTGGAAATCGCTGGCAAGACCCTTGCCGATGCCAAGATCGTTTGCCTGGGTGCAGGCGCTGCGGCCATCTCCTGCATGAAATTGCTGGTGAGCATGGGCGCCAACATCGAAAACATCTACATGGTCGACCGTACCGGCGTGATCCACTCCGGCCGTGACGACCTGAACCAGTACAAGGCAGTCTTCGCTCACGCGACCGACAAGCGCACCCTGGCTGACGCCCTGCAAGGCGCAGACGTGTTCGTTGGCCTGTCCGGCCCGAACCTGTTGAGCGCTGAAGGCCTGAAGTCCATGGCGGCCAACCCGATCGTGTTCGCCTGCTCCAACCCTGATCCAGAGATCGCCCCGGAACTGGCGCACGCCACCCGTGACGACGTGATCATGGCCACTGGTCGTTCGGACTACCCGAACCAGGTCAACAACGTACTGGGCTTCCCGTTCATCTTCCGTGGTGCCCTGGACGTTCGCGCCAAGCGCATCAACGAAGAAATGAAAGTAGCCGCTGCCAACGCCCTGCGTGAACTGGCCAAGCTGCCTGTGCCACAGGAAGTGTGCGACGCCTACGGCGGCATCAAGCTGGAATTCGGTCGTGAGTACATCATCCCGAAACCAATGGATGCCCGCCTGATCACCGTGATCTCCGATGCCGTGGCCAAGGCCGCCATCGAGACCGGCGTAGCAACCCTGCCGTATCCGAAGAACTACCCGCTGAAAAGCGTGGATGATGTGTTCAACGGCTAA
- a CDS encoding penicillin-binding protein 1A — MRLLKFFGWSIVAVFCGLLLGLSGAFLYLSPGLPSVEALRSIQLQIPLRVYSSDGKLIAEFGEMRRNPIRFADIPPNFINALLSAEDDNFANHYGVDPSSLMRAATQLVKSGHIQSGGSTITMQVAKNFFLTSERSFSRKTTEILLALQIERQLTKDEILELYVNKIYLGNRAYGIEAAAQVYYGKSIRDVSLAQMAMIAGLPKAPSRFNPLANPARSKERRDWILGRMYKLGKIDEAAYQAAVNEPLNASYHVPTPEVNAPYIAEMARAEMVGRYGSDAYTEGFRVTTTVPSNLQEMANTAVHEGLITYDQRHGYRGPESRLPGKTPDAWASELTKQRTISSLEPAIVTEVDKNGLQVLTRTGAEHVAWDSMKWARPFLNTNSMGPNPRQPSDVAQVGDLIRVQRQPDNSLHFKQIPVAQGALVSLDPQNGAIRALVGGFAFEQSNYNRAMQAKRQPGSSFKPFVYSAALDSGYTAATLVNDAPIVFVDEYLDKVWRPKNDTNTFLGPIRMREALYKSRNLVSIRLLQAMGVSKTIDYISRFGFNKQDLPPNLSLALGTATLTPMEIATGWSTFANGGYKITPYIIDKIESRNGDTLFVANPPSVPKGDIASNGIAAPTGETFTVDAIPGEAPAAPAPEQAPAIAERIVDPRTTYILNSMLEDVIKRGTGRRALALGRSDLAGKTGTTNESKDAWFSGYNADYVTTVWTGFDQPESLGRREFGGTVALPIWMSYMGAALKDKPPHTQPEPEGILSLRVDPVSGRAASPGTPGAYFELFKAEDTPPTGSELGNGSAPGSPLPADEVAPIDLF, encoded by the coding sequence ATTCGTCTGCTGAAATTTTTCGGGTGGTCCATCGTCGCTGTTTTCTGCGGACTGCTGCTGGGTCTGAGCGGGGCGTTTCTTTACCTTAGTCCCGGACTGCCGTCAGTGGAGGCACTGCGAAGTATCCAGTTGCAGATTCCTTTGCGGGTCTACAGCAGCGACGGCAAACTGATCGCCGAATTCGGCGAGATGCGCCGCAATCCCATACGTTTCGCCGACATTCCGCCCAATTTCATTAATGCGTTACTAAGTGCTGAAGACGACAACTTCGCCAATCACTACGGCGTCGATCCGAGCAGCCTGATGCGTGCCGCCACGCAGTTGGTAAAAAGCGGACACATCCAGTCCGGCGGCAGCACCATCACCATGCAGGTAGCGAAGAACTTCTTCCTGACCAGCGAACGCAGCTTCTCGCGCAAGACCACCGAGATCCTCCTGGCCCTGCAAATCGAGCGTCAGTTGACCAAGGACGAGATCCTCGAGCTCTACGTCAACAAGATCTACCTGGGTAACCGCGCCTACGGCATCGAGGCGGCGGCGCAGGTGTATTACGGCAAGTCGATCCGCGACGTCAGCCTGGCGCAGATGGCGATGATTGCCGGCCTGCCCAAGGCCCCTTCGCGCTTCAACCCGCTGGCCAACCCGGCGCGCAGCAAGGAACGTCGCGACTGGATCCTGGGACGCATGTACAAGCTCGGCAAAATCGACGAGGCGGCGTACCAAGCTGCGGTCAATGAGCCGCTCAATGCCAGCTACCACGTGCCGACTCCGGAAGTGAACGCCCCCTACATCGCCGAAATGGCCCGCGCCGAAATGGTCGGACGCTACGGCAGCGACGCCTACACCGAAGGCTTCCGGGTCACCACGACCGTGCCGAGCAACCTTCAGGAAATGGCCAACACTGCCGTGCATGAAGGCCTCATCACCTACGACCAGCGTCACGGCTACCGCGGCCCCGAATCCCGCCTTCCAGGCAAGACGCCCGACGCCTGGGCCAGCGAGCTGACCAAGCAGCGCACCATCAGCAGCCTTGAGCCGGCCATCGTCACCGAGGTCGACAAGAATGGCTTGCAGGTGCTGACCCGCACCGGCGCAGAGCACGTGGCCTGGGACAGCATGAAATGGGCCCGGCCATTCCTCAACACCAACAGCATGGGGCCTAATCCGCGCCAACCGTCCGATGTGGCCCAGGTCGGCGACCTGATCCGCGTCCAGCGCCAGCCCGACAACAGCCTGCATTTCAAACAAATTCCGGTCGCCCAAGGCGCACTGGTGTCCCTGGACCCGCAAAACGGTGCGATCCGCGCCCTGGTCGGTGGCTTTGCCTTCGAGCAGAGCAACTACAACCGCGCCATGCAGGCCAAGCGCCAGCCAGGCTCGAGCTTCAAGCCATTCGTCTACAGTGCGGCGCTGGATAGCGGCTACACCGCAGCGACCCTGGTCAATGATGCGCCGATCGTGTTCGTCGACGAGTACCTGGACAAGGTCTGGCGCCCGAAGAACGACACCAACACCTTCCTCGGCCCGATCCGCATGCGCGAAGCTCTGTACAAGTCGCGCAACCTGGTCTCGATCCGCCTGCTGCAAGCGATGGGCGTCAGCAAGACCATCGATTACATCAGCCGCTTCGGCTTCAACAAGCAGGACCTGCCGCCAAACCTGTCGCTGGCACTGGGCACCGCAACCCTGACGCCCATGGAGATCGCCACCGGCTGGAGCACGTTCGCCAACGGCGGCTACAAGATCACCCCGTACATCATCGACAAGATCGAAAGCCGCAATGGCGACACGCTGTTCGTCGCCAACCCGCCGAGCGTGCCCAAGGGCGATATCGCCAGCAACGGTATCGCCGCGCCGACCGGCGAGACCTTTACTGTCGACGCCATCCCAGGCGAAGCCCCGGCCGCACCAGCACCCGAGCAGGCACCGGCGATCGCCGAACGTATCGTCGACCCGCGCACCACCTACATCCTCAACAGCATGCTGGAAGACGTGATCAAGCGCGGCACCGGCCGTCGCGCCCTGGCCCTGGGTCGTAGCGACCTCGCGGGCAAGACCGGTACCACCAACGAGTCCAAGGACGCCTGGTTCTCCGGTTACAACGCCGACTACGTGACCACTGTCTGGACCGGTTTCGACCAGCCGGAAAGTCTCGGCCGGCGCGAGTTCGGCGGCACCGTCGCGCTGCCGATCTGGATGAGCTACATGGGCGCCGCCCTCAAGGACAAGCCGCCACACACCCAGCCAGAGCCCGAGGGCATCCTCAGCCTGCGGGTAGACCCGGTCAGCGGTCGCGCCGCCTCCCCAGGCACGCCAGGCGCCTACTTCGAACTGTTCAAGGCCGAAGACACGCCTCCGACCGGCAGCGAGCTGGGCAACGGCAGCGCCCCGGGCAGCCCACTGCCGGCAGACGAAGTGGCGCCAATCGACTTGTTCTGA
- the argS gene encoding arginine--tRNA ligase produces the protein MKDTIRQLIQQALTQLVTDGVLPEGLTPAIQVENSRDKTHGDFASNIAMMLAKPAGMKPRDLAEKIIAALPADENVSKAEIAGPGFLNFFQNTQALASRLDAALADAKVGVRKAGPVQRTVVDLSAPNLAKEMHVGHLRSTIIGDGVARVLEFLGDTVIRQNHVGDWGTQFGMLMAYLQENPITSDELSDLENFYRAAKQRFDESAEFADRARGLVVKLQAGDPECLALWTKFKDISLSHCQKIYEQLNVKLTMADVMGESAYNDDLINVVNDLKAKGMLVESNGAQCVFLDEFKNADGDPLPVIIVKADGGYLYATTDLAAVRYRSGVLKADRALYFVDQRQALHFQQVFAVARMAGFVTHPMEMEHMGFGTMNGADGRPFKTRDGGTVKLIDLLNEAKERAYTLVKEKNPELAEADLRNIAKVVGIGAVKYADLSKHRTSDYSFNFDLMLNFEGNTAPYLLYAYTRVAGVFRKLGKDFSEVQGQIVLEAAHEHELAAKLAQFGEVLNNVAEKGTPHILCTYLYDVAGLFSSFYENCPILSAETPAQMQSRLRLAALTGRTLKQGLELLGLETLERM, from the coding sequence ATGAAAGACACCATTCGCCAGTTGATCCAGCAAGCCCTCACCCAACTCGTTACCGACGGTGTGTTGCCTGAAGGCCTGACGCCGGCGATTCAGGTGGAGAACTCCCGTGACAAGACCCACGGTGACTTCGCCAGCAACATTGCCATGATGCTGGCCAAGCCGGCCGGCATGAAACCCCGCGACCTGGCGGAAAAAATCATTGCCGCCCTGCCGGCCGACGAAAACGTCAGCAAGGCGGAAATCGCCGGCCCGGGTTTCCTCAATTTCTTCCAGAACACCCAGGCCCTGGCATCGCGCCTGGATGCGGCCCTGGCCGACGCCAAAGTCGGCGTGCGCAAGGCCGGTCCCGTGCAGCGCACCGTGGTTGACCTGTCGGCCCCGAACCTGGCCAAAGAGATGCATGTCGGCCACTTGCGCTCGACCATCATCGGCGACGGCGTGGCCCGCGTGCTGGAGTTCCTCGGCGACACCGTGATCCGCCAGAACCACGTGGGCGACTGGGGCACTCAGTTCGGCATGCTGATGGCCTACCTGCAGGAAAACCCGATCACCAGCGACGAGCTGTCGGACCTGGAGAACTTCTACCGCGCCGCCAAGCAACGTTTCGACGAATCCGCAGAGTTCGCCGACCGCGCCCGTGGCCTGGTGGTCAAGCTGCAAGCCGGCGACCCGGAATGCCTGGCCCTGTGGACCAAGTTCAAGGACATCTCGCTGTCGCACTGCCAGAAAATCTACGAACAACTGAACGTCAAGCTGACCATGGCCGACGTCATGGGCGAAAGCGCCTACAACGACGACCTGATCAATGTGGTCAACGACCTCAAGGCCAAAGGCATGCTGGTCGAGAGCAACGGCGCCCAGTGCGTGTTCCTCGACGAATTCAAGAATGCCGACGGCGACCCGCTGCCGGTGATTATCGTCAAGGCCGATGGCGGCTACCTGTACGCCACCACTGACCTGGCCGCCGTGCGCTACCGCAGCGGCGTGCTCAAGGCCGACCGCGCCCTGTACTTCGTCGACCAGCGCCAGGCCCTGCACTTCCAGCAAGTATTCGCCGTGGCACGCATGGCCGGCTTCGTGACCCATCCAATGGAAATGGAACACATGGGCTTCGGCACCATGAACGGCGCTGATGGCCGTCCGTTCAAGACCCGTGATGGCGGCACCGTGAAGCTGATCGACCTGCTCAACGAAGCCAAGGAGCGCGCCTACACCCTGGTCAAGGAAAAGAACCCGGAGCTGGCCGAGGCCGACCTGCGCAACATCGCCAAGGTGGTGGGCATCGGTGCGGTGAAATACGCCGACCTGTCCAAGCACCGCACCAGCGACTACAGCTTCAACTTCGACCTGATGCTCAATTTCGAAGGCAATACCGCGCCTTACCTGCTGTACGCCTACACCCGCGTGGCTGGCGTGTTCCGCAAACTGGGCAAGGATTTCAGCGAAGTCCAAGGGCAGATCGTCCTAGAGGCCGCGCACGAACACGAACTGGCAGCCAAGCTGGCGCAGTTCGGTGAAGTGCTGAACAACGTCGCCGAGAAAGGCACGCCGCACATCCTTTGCACTTACCTGTACGACGTTGCCGGGCTGTTCTCCAGCTTCTACGAGAACTGCCCGATCCTCAGCGCCGAAACCCCGGCACAGATGCAGAGCCGCTTGCGCCTCGCCGCGCTGACCGGTCGCACCCTCAAGCAAGGCCTGGAACTCTTGGGCCTGGAAACACTGGAGCGTATGTAA
- a CDS encoding gamma-butyrobetaine hydroxylase-like domain-containing protein: MTTPLPTDIKLHKASKTLSLKYPSGEEYQLSAEFLRVHSPSAEVQGHGKPILQFGKIGVGLSKVEPAGQYALKLTFDDGHDSGLFTWDYLYQLAQRQDALWEDYLGELKAAGKSRDPSESVVKLML, encoded by the coding sequence ATGACAACCCCGCTTCCCACCGATATCAAGCTGCACAAAGCCTCGAAAACCCTGTCGCTCAAATATCCCTCCGGCGAGGAATATCAACTGAGCGCCGAGTTCCTTCGGGTGCACTCCCCCTCCGCCGAGGTCCAGGGCCATGGCAAACCCATCCTGCAATTTGGCAAGATCGGCGTAGGACTGAGCAAGGTCGAACCGGCCGGCCAGTACGCACTGAAACTGACCTTCGACGACGGCCACGACAGCGGCCTCTTCACCTGGGATTACCTCTACCAGTTGGCACAGCGCCAGGACGCCCTCTGGGAAGATTATCTTGGTGAACTCAAAGCCGCCGGAAAGTCCCGCGATCCGAGTGAGTCCGTAGTCAAGCTGATGCTCTAG
- the hslU gene encoding HslU--HslV peptidase ATPase subunit — MSMTPREIVHELNRHIIGQDDAKRAVAIALRNRWRRMQLPEELRVEVTPKNILMIGPTGVGKTEIARRLAKLANAPFIKVEATKFTEVGYVGRDVESIIRDLADAAIKLLREQEMIKVRHRAEDAAEERILDALLPPARTGFNNEEAPAQDSNTRQLFRKRLREGQLDDKEIEIEVAEAAGVDISAPPGMEEMTNQLQSLFANMGKGKRKNRKLKVKEALKLVRDEEAGRLVNDEELKAKALEAVEQHGIVFIDEIDKVAKRGNSGGVDVSREGVQRDLLPLIEGCTVNTKLGMVKTDHILFIASGAFHLSKPSDLVPELQGRLPIRVELKALSPEDFERILSEPHASLTEQYCALLKTEGLAIEFQPDGIKRLAEIAWQVNEKTENIGARRLHTLLERLLEEVSFSAGDLASAHSDQPIRIDADYVNSHLGELAQNEDLSRYIL; from the coding sequence ATGTCCATGACTCCCCGTGAAATCGTCCACGAACTCAATCGCCATATCATCGGCCAGGACGACGCCAAGCGCGCCGTCGCCATCGCCCTGCGCAACCGCTGGCGCCGGATGCAACTGCCCGAAGAACTGCGCGTCGAAGTCACCCCCAAGAACATCCTGATGATCGGCCCGACCGGTGTCGGCAAAACCGAAATCGCCCGGCGCCTGGCCAAGCTCGCCAACGCACCGTTCATCAAGGTCGAAGCCACCAAGTTCACCGAAGTCGGCTACGTTGGCCGCGACGTCGAGTCGATCATTCGTGACCTGGCCGATGCCGCTATCAAGCTGCTGCGCGAACAGGAAATGATCAAGGTTCGTCACCGCGCCGAAGACGCCGCCGAAGAGCGCATCCTCGATGCCCTGCTGCCACCGGCACGCACCGGCTTCAACAACGAAGAAGCCCCGGCCCAGGACTCCAACACCCGCCAACTGTTCCGCAAGCGCCTGCGCGAAGGCCAGCTGGATGACAAGGAGATCGAAATCGAAGTCGCCGAAGCCGCGGGCGTCGATATCTCCGCGCCACCGGGCATGGAAGAAATGACCAACCAGCTGCAGAGCCTGTTCGCCAACATGGGCAAGGGCAAGCGCAAGAACCGCAAGCTCAAGGTCAAGGAAGCGCTCAAGCTGGTCCGCGACGAAGAAGCCGGCCGCCTGGTCAATGACGAGGAACTCAAGGCCAAGGCCCTGGAAGCGGTCGAGCAGCACGGCATCGTGTTCATCGACGAAATCGACAAGGTCGCCAAGCGCGGCAATTCCGGTGGCGTCGACGTCTCCCGCGAAGGTGTACAGCGCGACCTGCTGCCGCTGATCGAAGGCTGCACAGTCAACACCAAGCTGGGCATGGTCAAGACCGACCACATCCTGTTTATCGCCTCCGGTGCATTCCACCTGAGCAAGCCGAGCGACCTGGTGCCTGAACTGCAAGGCCGCCTGCCGATCCGCGTTGAACTCAAGGCCCTGTCGCCGGAAGACTTCGAGCGTATCCTCAGCGAGCCGCACGCATCCCTGACCGAGCAGTATTGCGCCCTGCTGAAAACCGAAGGCCTGGCCATCGAGTTCCAGCCGGACGGCATCAAGCGCCTGGCCGAGATCGCCTGGCAGGTCAACGAGAAGACCGAGAACATCGGTGCCCGTCGCCTGCACACCCTGCTCGAGCGCCTGCTCGAAGAGGTTTCGTTCAGTGCCGGCGACCTGGCCAGCGCCCACAGCGACCAGCCGATCCGCATCGACGCCGACTACGTCAACAGCCACCTGGGCGAATTGGCGCAAAACGAAGACCTGTCCCGTTATATCCTGTAG